From a single Nicotiana tabacum cultivar K326 chromosome 8, ASM71507v2, whole genome shotgun sequence genomic region:
- the LOC142163459 gene encoding uncharacterized protein LOC142163459, which produces MKIALLGKRKLGFVTETCTKESFTAELNEQWKTCNVIVLSWLMNTIFTELLSEIAYASNAHLVWEDPRERFDKVNRIRIFQLHRAIANLTQGLDSVLSYFTKLKGLWNDYDALVPASNSREYKEHLQQQRLLQFLKSLNDSYDQTRRQILMKTNEPSLNQAYAMMIENESQQSPGLGSVIEKSDPMAM; this is translated from the coding sequence ATGAAAATTGCTCTTCTAGGAAAGAGGAAGTTAGGGTTTGTGACTGAGACTTGTACAAAGGAGTCATTCACAGCTGAATTGAATGAGCAGTGGAAAACttgtaatgttattgttttgtcgTGGCTTATGAATACAATTTTCACTGAACTTTTAAGTGAAATTGCATATGCTTCGAATGCACACCTTGTTTGGGAAGATCCGAGGGAAAGATTTGATAAGGTGAATCGAATACGCATTTTCCAATTGCACAGAGCCATTGCCAATTTGACACAAGGACTTGACTCAGTTTTGAGTTATTTTACTAAGCTGAAAGGTCTATGGAATGATTATGATGCATTAGTGCCAGCTTCAAACTCAAGAGAATACAaggaacatctccaacaacaaagGCTTCTGCAATTTCTCAAAAGTTTAAATGATTCATATGATCAAACTAGACGACAGATCCTCATGAAGACTAATGAACCCTCACTGAACCAAGCTTATGCTATGATGATAGAAAATGAGTCTCAACAGTCTCCAGGGCTAGGTTCAGTAATTGAGAAGAGTGATCCAATGGCTATGTAG